One window of Camelina sativa cultivar DH55 chromosome 4, Cs, whole genome shotgun sequence genomic DNA carries:
- the LOC104780313 gene encoding histone deacetylase 9-like yields the protein MRSKDKISYFYDGDVGSVYFGPNHPMKPHRLCMTHHLILAYGLHSKMEVYRPHKAYPIEMAQFHSPDYVEFLQRINPENQNLFPNEMARYNLGEDCPVFEDLFEFCQIYAGGTIDAARRLNNKLCDIAINWAGGLHHAKKCDASGFCYINDLVLGILELLKHHPRVLYIDIDVHHGDGVEEAFYFTDRVMTVSFHKFGDKFFPGTGDVKEIGEREGKFYAINVPLKDGIDDSSFNRLFRTIISKVVEIYQPGAIVLQCGADSLARDRLGCFNLSIDGHAECVKFVKKFNIPLLVTGGGGYTKENVARCWTVETGILLDTELPNEIPENDYIKYFAPDFSLKIPGGHIENLNTKSYISSIKVQILENLRYIQHAPSVQMQEVPPDFYIPDFDEDEQNRDVRVDQRSRDKQIQRDDEYFDGDNDHDAS from the exons ATGCGCTCCAAGGACAAAATCTCCTACTTTTATGATG GGGACGTGGGGAGTGTGTATTTTGGTCCCAATCACCCAATGAAACCTCACAGGCTTTGTATGACTCATCATCTTATCCTTGCATATGGCCTCCATAGCAAGATGGAAGTTTAT CGTCCACACAAGGCATATCCTATTGAGATGGCTCAGTTCCATTCTCCTGACTATGTGGAGTTCCTGCAACGAATTAATCCAGAAAATCAGAACTTGTTTCCCAATGAAATGGCTAGAT ATAATTTGGGAGAGGATTGTCCTGTCTTTGAGgatttgtttgaattttgtcAAATTTACGCAGGAGGAACAATAG ATGCTGCACGCAGATTAAACAACAAACTCTGTGACATTGCTATAAATTGGGCGGGCGGGTTGCACCATGCCAAAAAATGTGATGCATCAGGGTTTTGTTACATCAACGATCTCGTACTAGGAATTCTTGAGTTGTTGAAACACCATCCCCGTGTGCTATACATAGATATAGATGTTCATCACGGTGATGGAGTTGAAGAAGCTTTTTACTTCACTGACAG AGTGATGACTGTTAGCTTTCATAAGTTTGGGGATAAGTTCTTTCCTGGGACCGGCGATGTTAAG gaaataggagaaagagaagggaaATTTTACGCCATTAATGTGCCACTGAAGGATGGTATCGATGACAGTAGTTTCAACCGTCTCTTCAGGACA atAATTTCCAAGGTTGTAGAGATATATCAACCGGGTGCAATTGTGCTTCAATGCGGGGCAGATTCACTAGCCAGGGACCGACTAGGATGCTTTAATCTCTCTATTGATG GACATGCTGAATGTGTTAAATTCGTGAAGAAGTTCAATATTCCCTTACTG GTTACAGGAGGTGGAGGATACACAAAGGAGAATGTAGCTCGGTGTTGGACTGTTGAGACTGGCATTCTTTTGGACACAGAACTTCCTAATG agaTTCCTGAAAACGACTACATCAAGTATTTTGCACCGGATTTTTCTTTGAAGATACCGGGTGGTCACATT GAGAATCTAAATACCAAATCGTACATCAGTTCGATCAAAGTACAGATTTTGGAGAATCTGCGATACATTCAACACGCTCCAAGCGTGCAGATGCAGGAG GTACCACCTGATTTCTACATACCAGACTTTGATGAAGACGAACAAAACCGGGATGTAAGGGTAGATC AGCGTTCGCGGGATAAGCAGATCCAGAGAGACGATGAGTATTTCGATGGCGACAACGATCACGATGCTTCGTAA
- the LOC104783765 gene encoding glutathione S-transferase T3-like, protein MDSYGSMNPYTNSPGFMDLLHSQGETHSLDSNPYDNVSPSIEVGASQVPIVSSQYAGASSQGEMTQPERRSRITWTPADDVLLISAWLNTSKDPVISNQQKRGTFWSRIAKYYAVSLKAAGRPHRAASHCKQRWGKINDIVCKFVGCYEAATKQKSSGQNEDDVLKLAYEIYFNDHKKWCASSSTKPAGTPKRRKCQDGYAQSSSSMPQDHGADECMTRPPGVKASKGKSKKNVESTVEGEGKAFLEFQVSKVQRMLELKQQDYALKEKDFALKEKHSKHVMLENLLTKKEQLSEAEVALKDKLINDMLSRNSV, encoded by the exons atggATTCATATGGTTCCATGAATCCATATACTAACTCTCCTGGCTTCATGGATCTCCTACATAGTCAAGGAGAAACCCACAGTCTGGACTCCAATCCATACGACAATGTTTCACCAAGTATTGAGGTTGGTGCATCACAAGTCCCTATTGTTAGTAGCCAATACGCTGGTGCTTCAAGTCAAGGTGAAATGACACAACCCGAGCGTAGATCAAGAATTACATGGACCCCAGCAGATGATGTTCTGCTCATCAGTGCATGGCTTAACACAAGCAAGGATCCAGTAATTTCAAATCAGCAAAAGCGTGGAACCTTTTGGTCACGGATTGCAAAGTATTATGCAGTAAGTCTGAAGGCTGCAGGTCGACCACATAGAGCAGCAAGTCATTGTAAGCAGAGGTGGGGGAAGATAAATGATATAGTTTGCAAGTTTGTTGGATGCTATGAGGCTGCCACAAAGCAGAAATCAAGTGGACAAAATGAGGATGATGTTCTGAAGCTGGCATATGAAATCTACTTCAATGACCACAAG AAATGGTGTGCTTCTTCATCTACTAAACCCGCTGGAaccccaaaaagaagaaaatgccAAGATGGTTATGCACAGTCCTCAAGCTCGATGCCACAAGACCATGGAGCCGATGAATGTATGACTCGACCCCCTGGTGTTAAGGCGTCGAAGGGAAAATCCAAAAAGAATGTTGAGTCGACCGTTGAGGGAGAAGGGAAGGCTTTCTTAGAGTTTCAGGTCAGCAAAGTTCAGAGGATGCTTGAGCTAAAGCAACAAGACTATGCTTTGAAAGAGAAGGATTTTGCTTTAAAAGAGAAGCATAGCAAGCATGTCATGCTTGAAAACCTTCTTACAAAAAAGGAACAACTTAGTGAAGCAGAAGTTGCTTTAAAAGACAAGCTTATTAATGACATGTTGTCAAGGAATTCAGTTTGA
- the LOC104780317 gene encoding UPF0481 protein At3g47200-like, whose product MNPHEEAKGGKKDDDDSGIDVVVVELSGGTDPKLLKKSAGREKCCIFKIPERLEENNKKAYEPRVVSFGPYHHGKSHLKMIEEHKHRFLGFFMAEAKKKGVDSKDLIEAVSKLEGDIRESYSESLYNDDDLLGRKNLIEMMVLDGCFILMLFLAVAGKVRYYEIENDHVFVMPWILPAIRSDLLLLENQVPYFLLQTIFERSKIESSSGLNMFTFHFFNYSLQKPKEFWLKHQKLEANHLLDLIRKIFMPVEEGKQESDSLEEEDPAGRPHLKMILSARKLQLKGIKFKPRNNAETLLDIRLKGKYLEIPVLILDDFLISVFINCVAFEHFYFYCQKHITSYVAFMGCLLKSEADAMFLSEVGILENYFGSGDEVSRFFKIVDKDVNFDIGESYLDDVFEGVNKYTSRGWHVQWAGFKHTHFDSPWTALSSCAALTLVILTIIQAFFATYGYFHPPK is encoded by the exons ATGAACCCTCATGAAGAAGCAAAGGGAGGAAAGAAAGATGACGACGATTCTGGTATAGATGTAGTTGTAGTAGAACTTTCAGGAGGAACGGACCCGAAGCTTCTGAAGAAATCAGCCGGAAGAGAAAAGTGTTGCATCTTTAAAATCCCTGAGAGACttgaagaaaacaacaagaaggCTTATGAACCGAGGGTTGTCTCATTTGGCCCATACCATCATGGAAAATCGCATCTCAAAATGATTGAAGAGCACAAACATCGTTTCCTCGGGTTTTTCATGGCTGAAGCTAAGAAAAAGGGTGTGGATTCAAAAGATCTTATCGAAGCAGTTTCAAAGTTGGAGGGAGATATTAGAGAATCTTATTCCGAGAGCCTTTATAACGATGATGATCTGTTAGGCCGGAAGAACTTGATTGAAATGATGGTTCTTGACGGTTGCTTCATTCTAATGTTGTTCCTAGCGGTAGCCGGAAAAGTGAGGTACTATGAGATTGAGAATGATCATGTTTTTGTAATGCCATGGATTTTACCGGCTATAAGGAGTGACCTACTACTTTTGGAGAATCAGGTTCCttactttcttcttcaaactATATTCGAAAGATCAAAGATAGAATCCTCGAGTGGGctaaatatgtttacatttcATTTTTTCAACTACTCGTTACAAAAGCCAAAAGAGTTTTggttaaaacaccaaaaacttgAGGCAAATCATCTTCTTGATTTGATTCGAAAGATTTTTATGCCTG TCGAAGAAGGAAAACAAGAATCAGATtcactcgaagaagaagatcctgCAGGCCGCCCTCATCTGAAAATGATTCTTTCAGCAAGAAAACTTCAGTTGAAGGGGATAAAGTTCAAACCGAGGAACAATGCTGAAACACTCTTGGACATAAGGCTTAAGGGAAAATACCTCGAGATACCGGTGTTGATCTTGGATGATTTTCTCATTTCCGTCTTCATTAATTGTGTTGCCTTtgagcatttttatttttattgtcagAAGCACATAACGAGCTATGTAGCTTTTATGGGATGTCTTCTCAAAAGCGAGGCTGATGCTATGTTTCTAAGCGAAGTAGGGATTCTTGAGAACTATTTCGGGTCAGGGGATGAAGTCTCTCGATTCTTTAAGATTGTCGATAAAGATGTTAACTTTGACATCGGTGAAAGTTACTTAGATGATGTTTTCGAAGGAGTTAATAAGTATACTTCACGAGGATGGCATGTTCAATGGGCAGGATTCAAGCATACCCATTTTGATAGTCCTTGGACTGCTCTTTCATCTTGCGCTGCTTTGACGCTTGTCATTCTCACGATAATTCAAGCATTCTTTGCTACGTATGGCTATTTTCATCCTCCCAAGTGA